The Pseudosulfitobacter pseudonitzschiae genome includes a region encoding these proteins:
- a CDS encoding glycerophosphodiester phosphodiesterase family protein has translation MRISLFAATLAALPVLAAADGHGQSTAVSYGARPAYLVDKLPEGALKDKLASCMAQTPAQTDFSIGHRGAALMFPEHTDQSFIAGARQGAGILECDVTFTKDHELVCRHAQNDLHTTTNILVSDLANTCNTAFTPASGDTKASAECRTSELTLEQFRTLTPKMDSADATATTAEAYQGGVAGFRTTLYTDDAKLMTHAESIQLIKSLGAKFTPELKSPSVEMPHDGFSQADYAQKMIDEYKAADIPASDVWPQSFNLEDVLYWVNNEPEFGKQAVFLVEWSEGFDEQDKATWNEDFADLKAQGVQYLAPSLNMLLTDDNGALAASAYALAAKEAGLKLIAWTLERSGPLATGGGWYFQSVGDVVKNDSDYLVALDVIAQDVGVEGVFSDWPATVTYYANCMGL, from the coding sequence ATGCGTATTTCACTGTTCGCGGCAACCCTTGCCGCCCTGCCCGTTCTTGCCGCAGCCGACGGGCACGGCCAGTCAACTGCTGTCTCATACGGTGCCCGTCCTGCCTATCTCGTTGACAAACTGCCCGAAGGTGCGCTGAAGGACAAACTGGCCAGCTGCATGGCCCAGACGCCAGCCCAAACCGACTTTTCGATCGGTCACCGTGGCGCGGCGCTGATGTTCCCCGAGCATACAGACCAGTCCTTTATCGCCGGTGCGCGTCAGGGCGCGGGCATCCTGGAATGTGACGTGACCTTTACCAAGGATCACGAACTGGTCTGCCGCCACGCGCAGAACGACCTGCACACCACCACCAACATCCTGGTCAGCGATCTGGCCAACACCTGCAACACCGCGTTTACCCCTGCGTCGGGTGATACCAAAGCCAGTGCCGAATGCCGCACCTCGGAATTGACGCTGGAGCAGTTCCGCACGCTGACCCCGAAAATGGACAGCGCCGATGCCACGGCCACCACAGCCGAGGCCTATCAGGGGGGCGTCGCGGGCTTTCGCACCACGCTCTACACCGACGATGCCAAGCTGATGACCCACGCGGAATCGATCCAGTTGATCAAGTCGCTGGGCGCCAAATTCACCCCCGAACTGAAAAGCCCCTCGGTCGAGATGCCCCATGACGGCTTCAGCCAAGCCGACTATGCGCAAAAGATGATCGACGAATACAAGGCCGCAGACATCCCCGCATCGGACGTCTGGCCGCAGTCGTTCAACCTTGAAGACGTGCTGTACTGGGTGAACAACGAACCCGAATTCGGCAAACAGGCGGTGTTTCTGGTAGAATGGTCCGAAGGCTTTGACGAACAGGACAAAGCCACATGGAACGAAGATTTTGCCGACCTGAAAGCGCAGGGCGTGCAGTATCTGGCCCCCTCGCTGAACATGCTGCTGACCGACGACAACGGCGCGCTGGCCGCATCCGCCTATGCGCTGGCCGCCAAAGAGGCCGGTCTGAAGCTGATCGCATGGACACTGGAACGCTCGGGTCCGCTGGCAACCGGTGGTGGCTGGTATTTCCAGTCGGTCGGTGATGTGGTCAAGAACGACAGCGACTATCTGGTGGCGCTGGACGTGATCGCCCAAGACGTCGGCGTTGAAGGTGTGTTCTCGGACTGGCCTGCGACCGTGACATATTACGCCAACTGCATGGGTCTCTAA
- a CDS encoding TfoX/Sxy family protein produces the protein MAVSDEAVEMALDLLRDVGPMSTRRMFGGMGFYTDGQIFALLMSDGRLMLKGVGAMQARFDDLGMVRWTYQRPGQKAAAMPYWELPDSALDDPDAATGLARQAIACL, from the coding sequence ATGGCCGTTTCCGATGAAGCGGTCGAGATGGCGCTGGATCTTCTGCGCGATGTGGGGCCTATGTCCACCCGTCGCATGTTCGGCGGCATGGGGTTTTACACCGACGGCCAGATTTTTGCGCTGCTGATGTCCGATGGCCGTCTGATGCTGAAAGGCGTCGGCGCCATGCAAGCACGGTTCGATGATCTGGGCATGGTGCGCTGGACCTATCAGCGCCCCGGCCAGAAGGCTGCCGCGATGCCCTATTGGGAACTGCCCGACAGCGCGCTGGACGACCCCGACGCGGCCACCGGACTGGCCCGTCAGGCCATTGCCTGTCTCTAG
- the rimK gene encoding 30S ribosomal protein S6--L-glutamate ligase: MDSLHFGWEEWIGLPELGLPALKAKIDTGARTSALHAHDIEVFGPAAKPKVRFNVYPVAGQTQVQMTCSAEIKDRREITSSNGESELRYVIETTLEVAGQSWPIEVTLTDRSGMTSRMLLGRQALQDHISITATEKRLQPDLSYDVYHSAAVRRAAPQRALRIAVLSREDNYSTRRLVEIGEARGHTVEVIDTTRCYMAINTMAPEVHYDGKRLPRYDAVVPRIGASITPYGTAVIRQFETIGTYCVNGSAGITASRDKLHAHQVLASKRIGMPTTAFAASPKDTGNLIGLVGTAPLIVKLLESTQGKGVVLAETKKAAESVIDAFRGLRANFLVQQFVKESAGEDIRCLVIDGKVVAAMKRTGADGDFRSNLHRGGSAKTVRITKDERDTALRAARAFGLGKAGVDLLRSDSGPKVLEVNSSPGFEGIEKATGKDIVGMLYDMIEARVKPQPVRKRKG, translated from the coding sequence ATGGACAGTCTACATTTCGGCTGGGAAGAATGGATCGGCTTGCCCGAACTGGGTCTGCCCGCCCTCAAGGCCAAGATCGACACCGGCGCGCGCACCTCGGCGCTGCATGCCCATGACATCGAAGTCTTTGGCCCTGCGGCCAAGCCCAAAGTGCGGTTCAACGTCTACCCCGTCGCGGGCCAGACGCAGGTGCAGATGACCTGTTCCGCCGAGATCAAGGACCGCCGCGAAATCACCTCGTCCAACGGCGAATCCGAGCTGCGCTATGTCATTGAAACCACGTTGGAAGTTGCGGGCCAGTCTTGGCCCATCGAAGTGACGTTGACCGACCGGTCCGGCATGACCAGCCGGATGCTGCTGGGACGTCAGGCGCTTCAAGATCACATTTCGATCACTGCCACGGAAAAGCGTCTGCAACCGGACCTCAGCTATGATGTCTACCATTCTGCCGCCGTGCGCCGTGCCGCCCCGCAGCGCGCCCTGCGCATTGCGGTGCTCAGCCGCGAGGACAACTATTCCACCCGCCGTCTGGTCGAGATTGGCGAGGCGCGCGGCCACACCGTCGAAGTGATCGACACCACGCGCTGCTATATGGCGATCAACACGATGGCCCCCGAAGTGCATTATGATGGCAAACGCCTGCCCCGCTATGACGCGGTCGTGCCGCGCATCGGCGCGTCGATCACGCCCTATGGCACCGCCGTGATCCGCCAGTTCGAAACCATCGGCACCTATTGCGTCAACGGCAGCGCGGGCATCACCGCCAGCCGCGACAAGCTGCACGCGCATCAGGTGCTGGCCAGCAAGCGCATCGGTATGCCCACCACCGCCTTTGCCGCGTCGCCCAAGGACACCGGCAATCTGATTGGGCTGGTGGGAACCGCGCCGCTGATCGTGAAACTGCTGGAATCGACCCAAGGCAAAGGCGTCGTTCTGGCCGAAACCAAAAAGGCCGCCGAAAGCGTCATCGACGCCTTTCGTGGCCTGCGCGCCAACTTTCTGGTGCAGCAATTCGTCAAGGAATCGGCGGGCGAAGACATCCGCTGTCTGGTGATCGACGGCAAAGTGGTCGCTGCGATGAAGCGCACCGGCGCGGATGGCGATTTTCGCTCGAACCTGCACCGTGGCGGATCGGCCAAAACCGTGCGCATCACCAAAGACGAACGCGACACCGCCCTGCGCGCCGCCCGCGCCTTTGGTCTGGGCAAGGCAGGCGTCGATCTGCTGCGCTCGGATTCCGGCCCCAAAGTGCTCGAGGTGAATTCCTCGCCCGGGTTCGAGGGCATCGAAAAGGCCACGGGCAAGGATATTGTCGGGATGCTTTACGATATGATCGAGGCGCGGGTGAAACCGCAGCCCGTGCGCAAACGCAAAGGCTGA
- a CDS encoding NfeD family protein, with amino-acid sequence MAGLVGIWWVWLAVAIALGVVEVLAPGFIFLGFALGALVMAAVVGFLAPGLTLALALAIFAGLSLLAWIVLRLVFRRQSSGARRVLHDIND; translated from the coding sequence ATGGCCGGTCTGGTTGGCATCTGGTGGGTCTGGCTGGCTGTTGCCATCGCCCTGGGCGTGGTCGAAGTGCTGGCGCCCGGCTTTATCTTTCTGGGCTTTGCGCTGGGGGCGCTGGTGATGGCGGCCGTTGTCGGCTTTTTGGCACCGGGGCTGACCCTGGCGTTGGCGCTGGCGATATTCGCGGGCCTGTCGCTGCTGGCGTGGATCGTTCTGCGGCTGGTCTTTCGCCGCCAAAGCTCGGGCGCGCGGCGTGTGCTGCATGACATAAACGACTGA
- a CDS encoding SUF system Fe-S cluster assembly protein: MDQSKDMLEGTPLIAPSSTDHPLYDAVVEACRTVYDPEIPVNIYELGLIYTIDIADDGAVRVIMSLTAPGCPVAGEMPGWVADAVEPLPGVKTVDVELTWEPPWGMEMMSDEARLELGFM; encoded by the coding sequence ATGGACCAGTCCAAAGACATGCTAGAAGGGACACCGCTGATCGCGCCGTCCTCCACCGACCACCCGCTGTACGACGCGGTCGTCGAAGCTTGCCGCACGGTCTATGACCCTGAAATCCCGGTGAATATTTACGAGCTGGGCCTGATCTATACCATCGACATCGCTGATGACGGCGCCGTGCGTGTGATCATGTCGCTGACAGCGCCGGGCTGTCCCGTGGCGGGCGAAATGCCCGGCTGGGTCGCCGATGCGGTTGAACCCCTGCCCGGTGTAAAAACCGTCGACGTCGAACTGACGTGGGAACCACCATGGGGCATGGAAATGATGTCTGATGAAGCGCGGCTGGAGCTGGGCTTTATGTAA
- a CDS encoding isopenicillin N synthase family dioxygenase: MIPRLDAALIAARDAQTIAALAQAARDTGFATVHNTALTAARVREVIETYRAFFHLPEAQKRDVDMARTGANRGWGAAGSEQVDPGANPDYKQFFDAGFTLPEGDPLAALPVYAPNCWPTRPAQFQDVIAAYYSDACDVAMTVLRGIAEAIDAPRDYFDSAFDKPMALLRGNYYPQRPAWATARDFGIATHTDYGCLTLLATDGTPGLEVRKRGGGWIAVQAPPGDFVINFGEMMEMWTKGRVQATPHRVVGTNAERISVPLFFNPAYDTNVAPIGSGDVIRAGDHMEKRFSETYVHLQSRA; the protein is encoded by the coding sequence ATGATCCCCAGACTGGACGCGGCTTTGATTGCGGCACGCGACGCACAGACCATCGCGGCGCTTGCGCAGGCTGCCCGCGACACGGGCTTTGCCACCGTTCACAACACCGCGCTGACGGCTGCGCGTGTGCGCGAGGTGATCGAGACCTATCGCGCATTCTTCCATCTGCCCGAGGCGCAGAAACGTGACGTGGACATGGCCCGCACCGGTGCGAACCGGGGGTGGGGTGCTGCGGGGTCAGAACAGGTCGATCCGGGGGCCAACCCTGACTATAAACAGTTCTTTGATGCGGGGTTCACACTGCCCGAGGGCGATCCGCTGGCCGCATTGCCGGTCTATGCGCCGAACTGCTGGCCCACCCGACCGGCGCAGTTTCAAGATGTGATCGCGGCCTATTACAGCGATGCTTGCGATGTCGCGATGACGGTGCTGCGCGGCATTGCCGAGGCGATCGACGCCCCGCGCGATTATTTCGACAGTGCGTTTGACAAGCCGATGGCGCTGTTGCGCGGGAATTATTACCCGCAACGCCCCGCATGGGCGACGGCGCGGGATTTTGGCATCGCCACGCACACCGATTATGGCTGTTTGACCTTGCTGGCGACCGACGGAACGCCGGGGCTGGAGGTGCGCAAACGCGGCGGCGGCTGGATCGCGGTACAAGCTCCTCCGGGCGATTTTGTCATCAATTTCGGCGAGATGATGGAGATGTGGACAAAGGGCCGTGTTCAGGCAACGCCGCATCGTGTGGTGGGCACCAACGCCGAGCGTATCTCGGTGCCGCTGTTTTTCAATCCGGCCTATGACACCAATGTGGCGCCCATCGGATCAGGCGATGTGATCCGCGCGGGCGACCATATGGAAAAGCGGTTTTCGGAAACATACGTGCATTTGCAAAGCAGGGCCTAG
- a CDS encoding catalase — translation MTRRKDTPHTTTDAGIRVQSDEHSLTVGPDGPIVLNDHYLLEQMANFNRERIPERQPHAKGSGAFGTFVTTRDVSQYTKAKIFQPGASCDVVMRFSTVAGERGSPDTWRDPRGFSIKMYTEEGNFDMVGNNTPVFFVRDPLKFQHFIRSQKRRADNDMRDHDMQWDFWTLSPESAHQVAYLMGDRGIPKTWRHMNGYSSHTYSLVNADGEQFWVKFHFMTDQGDGNDYLAQDEADKLAGTDGDYHRRDLFNSIRDGNHPSWTLKWQIMPFEDAKAYRINPFDLTKVWPHADYPLIEVGKLTLTRNPTDFHTQIEQAAFEPNNMVPGVGLSPDKMLLARGFAYADAHRARLGVNYKQIPVNGATSEVNSYSKDGAGRTQPVSDPVYAPNSYGGPSAHPQAGPEAGSWYTDGEMMRQAYTLRADDDDWSQAGALVRDVMDDAARARLVSNVVGHLCDGVSEKVLQRAFEYWRNIDDATGDKIEAGVREKLGWASDAPGLASAESISGI, via the coding sequence ATGACACGTCGCAAAGACACCCCCCACACAACAACGGACGCAGGCATTCGCGTTCAAAGCGACGAACATTCGTTGACCGTGGGACCAGACGGCCCGATTGTTCTGAATGACCACTATCTGCTCGAGCAGATGGCCAACTTTAACCGCGAGCGCATCCCCGAGCGGCAACCGCACGCCAAAGGCTCGGGTGCCTTCGGGACATTCGTGACCACGCGCGACGTGTCGCAATACACCAAGGCCAAGATTTTCCAGCCGGGTGCAAGCTGCGATGTGGTCATGCGCTTTTCGACCGTGGCAGGCGAACGCGGCAGCCCCGACACATGGCGCGACCCGCGCGGGTTTTCGATCAAGATGTACACCGAAGAGGGCAACTTTGACATGGTGGGCAACAACACGCCCGTTTTCTTTGTCCGTGATCCGCTGAAATTCCAGCACTTTATCCGCAGCCAGAAACGCCGTGCCGACAACGATATGCGCGACCATGACATGCAGTGGGATTTCTGGACGCTGTCCCCCGAAAGCGCCCATCAGGTCGCCTATCTTATGGGTGATCGTGGCATCCCGAAAACATGGCGCCACATGAACGGCTATTCCAGCCACACCTATTCGCTGGTCAACGCAGATGGCGAACAGTTCTGGGTCAAGTTTCACTTTATGACCGATCAGGGCGATGGAAACGACTATCTTGCTCAGGACGAGGCCGACAAACTGGCCGGAACCGACGGCGATTACCACCGCCGCGACCTGTTCAATTCCATTCGTGACGGGAACCACCCTAGCTGGACGTTGAAATGGCAGATCATGCCCTTTGAGGATGCCAAGGCCTATCGCATCAATCCGTTCGACCTGACCAAAGTCTGGCCGCACGCGGATTACCCGCTGATTGAAGTTGGCAAGCTGACGCTGACACGCAACCCCACCGACTTTCACACCCAGATCGAACAGGCCGCTTTCGAGCCGAATAACATGGTGCCGGGTGTCGGGCTGTCGCCGGACAAGATGCTGCTGGCGCGCGGCTTTGCCTATGCCGATGCGCACCGCGCGCGGTTGGGGGTGAACTACAAGCAGATTCCGGTGAACGGCGCCACATCCGAGGTCAACAGTTACTCCAAGGACGGGGCCGGGCGGACGCAACCCGTCAGCGATCCGGTCTATGCGCCCAATTCTTACGGTGGCCCATCGGCGCACCCTCAGGCGGGGCCCGAGGCGGGGTCGTGGTACACGGACGGCGAAATGATGCGTCAGGCGTATACCCTGCGCGCAGATGACGACGACTGGAGTCAGGCCGGTGCGTTGGTGCGTGACGTGATGGACGACGCTGCACGTGCGCGTCTGGTGTCGAACGTGGTCGGCCATCTGTGTGACGGGGTCAGCGAAAAGGTGCTGCAACGTGCATTCGAATACTGGCGTAATATCGACGACGCGACCGGTGACAAGATCGAAGCGGGCGTGCGCGAAAAACTGGGCTGGGCATCGGATGCGCCGGGCCTTGCCTCAGCCGAGAGTATCAGTGGAATCTGA
- the tpiA gene encoding triose-phosphate isomerase, with translation MRRKMAAGNWKMNGSSAALGVISELAAAHADSTDTDTDIVICPPAPLLFRASELARSSALTIGAQDCHSAPSGAFTGDIAAPMIADTGATHVIVGHSERRDAYHESNSDVRAKTMAAWDAGLTAILCIGESAATREAGNTLDIIAEQLSGSVPDGTTGGNLVVAYEPVWAIGTGAVATTAQINEVHDFIRTRLIQRLGDEVGTAIRLLYGGSVKPGNATEIFQCANVDGALVGGASLKAQDFTPIIHALIAS, from the coding sequence ATGCGGCGCAAAATGGCAGCAGGCAACTGGAAGATGAACGGCAGCAGTGCAGCGCTTGGCGTGATCTCGGAACTGGCAGCGGCGCATGCCGACAGCACCGACACCGACACCGACATCGTGATCTGCCCACCAGCGCCGCTGTTGTTCCGCGCCAGCGAGTTGGCTCGATCCAGCGCTCTGACCATCGGCGCACAGGACTGCCACAGCGCGCCATCAGGTGCCTTTACCGGTGACATCGCCGCCCCGATGATTGCGGACACAGGGGCCACCCATGTGATTGTGGGCCACTCCGAACGCCGCGACGCTTACCATGAAAGCAACAGCGATGTGCGCGCCAAGACCATGGCCGCATGGGACGCGGGCCTGACCGCCATCCTGTGCATCGGCGAAAGCGCCGCAACCCGCGAGGCGGGCAACACGCTGGACATCATCGCAGAGCAATTGTCAGGTTCGGTTCCGGACGGCACCACGGGCGGTAATCTGGTGGTCGCCTATGAACCCGTCTGGGCCATCGGCACCGGTGCCGTTGCCACCACTGCGCAAATCAACGAAGTCCACGACTTTATCCGCACCCGCCTGATCCAGCGTCTGGGCGACGAGGTCGGCACTGCAATCCGGCTGCTCTATGGCGGATCGGTCAAACCGGGCAATGCGACCGAGATTTTCCAGTGTGCCAACGTCGACGGCGCATTGGTGGGCGGCGCCAGCCTGAAAGCGCAGGATTTCACGCCGATCATTCATGCCCTGATCGCCAGTTGA
- a CDS encoding SPFH domain-containing protein, whose product MPLEDQLIALAQDNIVYLLTALLLVVVVFKSVQIVPQSEQHVVQRFGRLRAVLGPGVNMIVPFIDRVAHRISILERQLPTASQDAITRDNVLVQVDTSVFYRITEPEKTVYRIRDVDGAISTTVAGIVRAEIGKMDLDEVQANRSALINTIKANVEDAVDDWGIEVTRAEILDVNLDAATRAAMMQQLNAERARRAQVTEAEGSKRAVELSADAELYASEQSAKARRVLADAEAYATEVVAKAIAEHGIEAAQYQVALKQVEALNTLGRGDGKQTIVVPAAALEAFGDAFKMLKGRG is encoded by the coding sequence GTGCCTTTAGAAGATCAGCTGATCGCTCTCGCCCAAGACAATATTGTTTATCTTCTGACCGCCCTGCTGCTGGTGGTGGTGGTCTTTAAATCTGTACAGATTGTGCCACAATCTGAACAACATGTCGTTCAGCGGTTTGGCCGCCTGCGTGCGGTTCTGGGGCCTGGCGTCAATATGATTGTGCCGTTTATCGACCGCGTGGCGCACAGGATTTCAATTCTAGAACGGCAGCTGCCCACCGCCAGTCAGGACGCGATCACCCGCGACAACGTGCTGGTACAGGTCGACACCTCGGTCTTTTACCGTATCACCGAACCGGAAAAGACCGTCTACCGCATTCGTGACGTGGACGGTGCCATTTCGACCACGGTCGCAGGCATCGTGCGTGCCGAGATCGGCAAGATGGATCTTGACGAGGTGCAGGCGAACCGTTCGGCCCTGATCAACACAATCAAGGCCAATGTCGAAGACGCGGTGGATGACTGGGGCATCGAAGTGACCCGCGCCGAAATTCTGGACGTGAACCTTGATGCCGCGACCCGCGCCGCAATGATGCAACAACTGAACGCTGAACGCGCCCGCCGCGCGCAGGTGACCGAAGCCGAAGGATCGAAACGCGCGGTCGAACTTAGCGCCGACGCCGAGCTTTATGCGTCAGAGCAATCGGCCAAGGCGCGCCGCGTTCTGGCAGACGCCGAAGCCTATGCCACCGAAGTTGTGGCCAAAGCCATTGCCGAGCATGGCATCGAAGCCGCGCAATATCAGGTGGCCCTGAAACAGGTCGAGGCGCTGAACACGCTGGGACGCGGCGACGGCAAACAGACGATTGTGGTGCCCGCCGCAGCACTCGAAGCCTTTGGCGATGCGTTCAAAATGCTCAAGGGGCGTGGATGA
- a CDS encoding HesB/IscA family protein, translating to MFSIPGKQAVTITPRAAAQIAKLMAADGHKGLRIGVKKGGCAGMEYTMEYVDEQDPNDEAVEQDGARVLIAPMAQMFLFGTEIDYETSLLESSFKFNNPNVTEACGCGESIKFADPAEMAEHLVKG from the coding sequence ATGTTTTCCATCCCCGGCAAGCAAGCCGTCACAATCACCCCCCGAGCCGCCGCCCAGATTGCCAAACTTATGGCAGCGGACGGTCACAAGGGGCTGCGCATCGGCGTCAAAAAGGGCGGCTGTGCAGGCATGGAATATACAATGGAATATGTGGACGAACAGGATCCCAACGACGAGGCCGTCGAACAGGACGGCGCGCGGGTGTTGATTGCACCGATGGCGCAAATGTTCCTGTTCGGCACCGAGATCGACTATGAAACCTCGCTGCTGGAATCGTCCTTCAAATTCAACAATCCCAACGTGACCGAAGCCTGCGGCTGCGGCGAATCGATCAAATTCGCCGACCCCGCCGAGATGGCCGAACATCTGGTCAAAGGCTAG
- a CDS encoding enoyl-CoA hydratase-related protein: MNQMQSPDLVTCDVTDGVATLSLGGGAAHALSMAMIKDLHRMLDVLATDDAVRVVVLTGPGHIFCAGHDIKEIARHRADHDSGRAFLTGLFEACGDMMLALAELPKPTIAMVDGIATAAGLQLVASCDLAFASPRATVCLPGVTNGGFCTTPAVAVSRNVGPKHLMELTLSGTPMDAGWAQSAGLFNRICPAETLARQTTGFATTLATCNPGPIAKGKAALHQHRDLPLRDAYALATPVMIDHFMDPGRLATEAAKAAAKASKA; encoded by the coding sequence ATGAACCAGATGCAGTCCCCCGATCTTGTCACCTGCGATGTGACCGATGGCGTGGCAACGCTCAGCCTTGGCGGCGGTGCGGCCCATGCGCTGTCGATGGCTATGATCAAGGACCTGCACCGCATGTTGGACGTATTGGCAACCGATGACGCCGTGCGCGTTGTCGTTCTGACAGGGCCGGGACATATCTTTTGCGCAGGGCACGACATCAAGGAAATCGCCCGCCACCGCGCGGACCACGACAGCGGGCGCGCCTTTCTGACCGGACTGTTCGAGGCCTGTGGTGACATGATGCTGGCGTTGGCAGAACTGCCCAAGCCCACCATCGCGATGGTAGACGGCATCGCCACGGCGGCAGGCCTGCAACTGGTGGCGTCCTGCGATCTGGCCTTTGCCAGCCCGCGCGCCACCGTCTGCCTGCCCGGCGTGACCAATGGCGGGTTTTGCACCACCCCTGCCGTTGCCGTATCGCGCAACGTGGGCCCCAAACACCTGATGGAACTTACCCTGTCGGGCACCCCGATGGATGCAGGCTGGGCGCAATCTGCGGGCCTGTTCAACCGCATCTGTCCGGCGGAAACACTGGCACGGCAAACCACCGGTTTTGCCACGACATTGGCCACCTGCAACCCCGGCCCCATTGCCAAGGGCAAGGCCGCGTTGCACCAGCACCGCGATCTGCCGCTGCGCGACGCCTATGCACTGGCGACGCCTGTAATGATCGACCACTTCATGGATCCCGGCCGCCTTGCCACCGAGGCCGCCAAAGCTGCCGCAAAAGCGTCCAAGGCCTGA